One genomic region from Epinephelus moara isolate mb chromosome 8, YSFRI_EMoa_1.0, whole genome shotgun sequence encodes:
- the unm_hu7912 gene encoding apical junction component 1 homolog, whose translation MTRTHPPDLLASTLYRDFTLNPITDNSISLHSSRQCDLKMIDKPEIINKRHCRSFDFIESLDDPQSFSSSMEYPYKRAEQQTLNKDLMWNGLDQSGHLRFSSPDLFNTRQFQQQTTQDKTSHLTWSDSKKRTRSRSAPRVKSTLTPVPISVSPPGARKARDAPQAASDTLRTSETQRESYPSNRAFLNEVHPIKLQPQSPLYVSDCFEEDKPDKPAITPHVRCRVDIKPDAAVLQHTSRQVPNVRTDHLWQRYSQASSSRGLYVPRQIVSSPTPTPSECYSGDFRQGYHYTTSMSPISYQHLDMHRMPSPTAPYLSQEQRAYSNPNIPTKFFYTEDPVRYPVHPYSRAYYQDDRSSLTSHGSTMTSQYDPRTRWVHTLPVRSYYTENYTNREPAHSVYSRPYSTSEAGSYFSQTPLSRSYYGEDTRFNPYHMSNSRLFYSKPCSPEEQYYPPRPYHTEGRRRPRMSQAFSDDWYRSSISGYSNQSSQHTPPRVRQDPSIPPWFTNSFVETSRLGAEVRNHSKSWDNILYPRHDRQQSVPRGRSYENLFYQAKQAAAADVTSQPVILNLSSSPRRYAALSLSETSLERSSSNPWRNTKSGHWFVTPEITITDNDICAANNKRREVHSVSWDTLDDEKTPSPTVMHHKQPQNTPDITKERKHNNFSLQQSLEQLDELLADLVVDYKPPTSRKSSEDLLDQLKQLITEDDDKDRGSSGLENLGCLNTQLPSSKSSPDTIKDPDSGCDALQRSAEECSPDHSTDEDDTMVCANKKCNRIESMFKACLYFKSCHSCYTFYCSRNCRRDDWEIHKETCLYGRVNSVCRHTLKFCRENSEIHKAFSRVAKAGYLSRGRGVLFLGFANPETADNFLQVGLESLLMSPTYLSLRELDGFKDNLGEYCKELQQAGNEYDPNECFLLNVSVAVGELVPNRPSPRVQAPTVRKYAKVSLASSSPDKKVLRKDSEMETLILTPPPGTPDIDKEGEEGRKAREVCFVNIQRELRTRGVFLRHEYPKIYNQLCEFVESNKRFTPTTIYPIDKRTGKQFMCMIMAASEPRTLDWVGTPHLLDDII comes from the coding sequence ATGACACGAACGCACCCCCCTGATTTACTGGCATCAACTCTATATCGGGACTTCACTCTAAATCCCATCACAGACAACTCTATTTCCCTCCACTCCTCGCGGCAGTGTGACTTGAAAATGATTGACAAACCAGAAATCATCAACAAAAGACACTGCCGTAGCTTTGACTTTATTGAGTCACTGGATGACCCCCAGTCCTTCTCTTCCTCAATGGAGTACCCTTATAAGAGGGCTGAGCAACAGACATTAAACAAAGATCTAATGTGGAATGGACTAGATCAATCGGGGCACCTTCGCTTTTCATCTCCTGATCTGTTCAACACCAGGCAGTTCCAGCAGCAAACCACCCAGGACAAAACCAGCCATCTTACTTGGTCAGACTCTAAAAAGAGAACAAGATCTAGAAGCGCTCCAAGAGTTAAGTCCACCCTTACTCCTGTGCCCATCTCAGTGTCTCCTCCAGGAGCCAGGAAGGCAAGGGATGCACCTCAGGCTGCGTCGGATACCTTGAGGACTTCAGAAACACAACGGGAATCCTATCCCTCAAACAGGGCTTTTTTGAATGAGGTGCATCCGATCAAACTGCAGCCCCAGTCTCCTCTCTACGTCTCAGACTGTTTTGAGGAGGATAAACCAGATAAACCAGCCATAACCCCTCATGTCAGGTGCCGTGTGGACATTAAACCAGATGCTGCTGTTCTGCAGCACACATCTAGGCAGGTTCCCAATGTACGGACTGATCATCTTTGGCAAAGATACTCCCAGGCCAGTAGCAGTAGAGGTTTGTATGTACCTCGACAGATTGTCTCCTCACCAACGCCCACTCCGAGCGAATGCTACAGTGGAGATTTTAGACAAGGATACCACTATACCACCAGCATGTCTCCCATCTCATACCAGCATCTAGACATGCACAGAATGCCATCACCAACAGCACCGTATCTGAGTCAAGAACAAAGAGCTTACTCAAATCCTAACATACCAACCAAGTTCTTCTATACAGAGGACCCTGTTAGGTATCCAGTCCATCCCTATTCTAGAGCATACTATCAGGATGACCGGTCCAGTCTAACCAGTCATGGTAGTACAATGACTAGTCAGTATGATCCAAGGACCCGATGGGTGCACACCCTCCCTGTCAGGTCATATTACACAGAAAACTATACCAACAGAGAGCCAGCACACTCTGTGTATAGTAGGCCTTACTCCACCAGTGAGGCAGGATCATACTTTTCGCAGACTCCACTGTCTAGGTCCTACTATGGAGAGGACACCCGGTTCAATCCATACCATATGAGTAACTCACGGTTGTTTTATTCCAAACCATGCTCTCCTGAGGAGCAGTACTATCCACCAAGGCCATACCATACTGAGGGTCGTCGACGCCCTCGTATGTCGCAGGCCTTTTCAGATGACTGGTATCGCTCAAGTATATCCGGTTACTCTAACCAGTCCTCTCAGCACACACCACCAAGAGTAAGACAAGACCCTAGTATACCTCCGTGGTTTACTAACAGCTTTGTGGAGACAAGTAGACTAGGAGCAGAGGTCAGAAACCACTCCAAGTCTTGGGACAATATTCTATATCCACGGCATGACAGACAGCAGTCTGTTCCTCGTGGACGTAGCTATGAGAACCTGTTTTACCAAGCAAAGCAAGCAGCAGCTGCTGACGTTACATCTCAACCTGTTATACTTAACCTCTCAAGTTCACCAAGGCGCTACGCTGCCCTTTCGCTCTCTGAAACCTCATTAGAGAGGAGCTCAAGCAATCCATGGAGGAATACTAAGAGTGGACACTGGTTTGTAACTCCTGAGATCACCATAACAGACAATGACATATGTGCAGCCAACAACAAGCGGCGTGAGGTGCACTCTGTCAGCTGGGATACGTTGGATGACGAAAAGACACCATCTCCGACAGTAATGCATCACAAGCAGCCACAAAATACACCGGACATaaccaaagagaggaaacacaacaatttcTCCCTCCAGCAGAGTCTAGAGCAACTGGACGAACTCTTAGCTGATTTGGTTGTTGATTACAAACCGCCAACCAGCAGAAAGTCAAGTGAAGACCTTTTAGACCAGCTGAAACAACTAATTACTGAAGATGACGACAAAGACAGGGGATCCTCTGGACTTGAAAACTTAGGATGTCTGAACACACAGCTCCCGTCGTCTAAATCCAGCCCTGACACAATCAAAGACCCTGATAGCGGGTGTGATGCTTTACAAAGGAGTGCAGAGGAATGTTCTCCAGACCACAGCACAGACGAAGACGACACCATGGTGTGCGCTAACAAGAAGTGCAACCGGATTGAGAGTATGTTCAAAGCCTGCTTGTACTTCAAATCATGTCACAGTTGCTACACCTTTTACTGCTCACGAAACTGTCGCAGGGATGACTGGGAGATCCACAAAGAGACCTGTCTGTACGGCCGTGTGAACAGTGTGTGTCGACACACTCTTAAGTTCTGCAGAGAGAATTCAGAGATCCACAAAGCCTTCTCTCGTGTTGCTAAAGCTGGCTACCTCTCCAGGGGGAGAGGCGTTCTCTTTCTGGGTTTTGCTAATCCGGAGACAGCTGACAACTTCCTCCAAGTTGGGCTCGAGAGCCTCCTCATGTCTCCCACATACTTATCTCTCAGAGAGCTGGATGGCTTCAAGGACAACCTAGGCGAATACTGCAAGGAACTGCAGCAGGCAGGTAATGAGTATGACCCCAATGAATGTTTCCTTCTGAATGTATCCGTAGCTGTTGGTGAACTAGTGCCTAACAGACCTTCACCAAGGGTCCAAGCACCAACAGTACGAAAATATGCAAAGGTGTCCTTGGCCTCCTCAAGCCCTGACAAAAAGGTACTCAGGAAGGATAGCGAAATGGAAACTCTCATCCTCACTCCGCCTCCAGGCACACCGGACATTGacaaggagggggaggagggaaggaaagcCAGAGAGGTGTGCTTTGTCAATATCCAGCGTGAGCTCAGGACCAGGGGAGTCTTCCTTCGTCACGAGTATCCCAAAATCTATAATCAGCTGTGTGAGTTTGTGGAGAGCAACAAAAGGTTCACTCCGACAACAATTTACCCGATAGATAAGAGAACAGGGAAACAGTTTATGTGCATGATCATGGCTGCGTCCGAGCCAAGAACACTGGACTGGGTAGGTACCCCTCATCTCCTGGATGATATTATATAG